TACAGGAAAGCCGCGAGCGGGTTCGAGCAGCGATGAAGAATGTCGGACTTCTCTTCCCTTATCAAAAGCTTACGCTCAATCTCGCCCCCGCTGACATTCGCAAGGAAGGGCCTGCTTTCGATTTACCGATTGCAGTTGGGTTGCTGGCTGCAAGTGAACAGATTGGGTTCGATCAACTCGATGATACACTGGTTATCGGCGAATTGGCGTTGGATGGAGCTATCCGCAGCATTAACGGCGCGCTCTCAATTGCTCTTTTTGCCCGTGAAGCGGGCATACATAATTTAATTCTTCCCATTCAAAATGCAACCGAGGCCGCCGTTGTACAAGGGTTGAACGTCTACCCTGTCTCTAGTTTGACCGAAGTGGTTACGTTCTTCCAAGACCCGACTTCTCTGGAACCCTTAAAGTGTGATATTGAAGCTATTCTCCAACAGGAAACGCCTTATGATATTGATTTAAGCGATATTAAAGGACAAGAACATGCTCGAAGGGCACTTGAGATTGCGGCGGCGGGTAATCATAATATCATCTTAATCGGCCCTCCAGGAAGCGGTAAGACGATGCTTGCGCGTCGCATACCCACTATAATGCCCCCGCTTGGGATAGAAGAGGCCATTGCCTCCACCCGCATTTACAGCACGGCGGGAATGGTTGATTCTCGCAGTGGGTTAATTACCCACCGGCCTTTCCGTTCGCCTCATCACACAAGTTCCTATGCGGCATTAGTAGGGGGCGGGAATATTCCGAAGCCTGGTGAGATTAGTTTGGCTCATCATGGGGTGTTGTTTTTAGATGAACTGCCTGAGTTTCGGCGCGAAGTACTTGAGTCGCTAAGGCAACCGCTTGAGGACGGGGTGATTACCATCAGCCGTGTTCATGCTTCTATTGAATATCCGGCAACCTTCCTGCTAGTTGCGGGAATGAACCCCTGCCCTTGCGGTTATCATGGAGATACGTTCAAGGCTTGTTCCTGCAACCCAGCGCTTATCAAAAAATACATTCAACGAATCTCAGGCCCACTGCTCGACCGAATTGATATCCATATCGAAGTTCCACGCCTTAAACAGGAAGAACTTATTAACATGAAGCCTGGCGAACCTTCGAAGGTAACCAGAGATAGGGTCGTTAAGGCTCGTGAGCTTCAGAACAAACGCTTTGCCAATACAAAAATCTTTGCAAACGCCCAGATGACACCAAAGCATCTACGCGAATTCTGTGTGATGGATGACTCGACGCGAGATTTCATGCGGCAAGCATGTGGGACGCTTGGTCTATCTGCCCGTGCCTTTGACCGTGTATTGAAGCTCTCAAGAACCATTGCCGATTTAGAGGGACAGGAACGAATCAACGTCAACCATGCCGCCGAGTCCATTCAATACCGCAGCCTCGACCGAAAAATTTGGGGCTAACCCGGAGCGGAGGAACGAAAGCAATGCCAACCAACGTTCGCGAAGAATTAGAAACCTTAATTAGAGCGCGTTATCCTATCGTTTATATCCTTTCATGGGAAGAGGCGCGAGTGGAAGAGGCGGTGCAGGTGGTCGCCAATACCCTCGAACGAAAAGTAATCACATGGTCACTCACCCAAGGGATGAATCCACAACCCCCTGGATTCGGCCAAAACCCTCATTTAGTGCCTGAATTAGAGGTATTAACCCAGATCAACTCAGGCCCTGACCAATGTATTTATCTCATCAAGGATTATCACCCCTATATGAGCGATTACCGAGTAATTCGAGTGCTGCGCGATTTGGCTGAGAAGTTGCGGCCAAGGAAGCAAACCATTTTAATCGTCTCTCCCCTTCTCAAACTTCCTCCTGAGCTAGAGAAGGAAATTACCGTACTTGATTTCGGCCTTCCGACGGCTGAAGAAATCGAGCAGAAACTCAACGATGTAATAATGGCTGTGCGTGAAAACCCTCAGCTTGACGTCAATTTAGCGCCTGAAGCGCGCGAGGCGATTATTCATGCCGCTCAGGGGCTAACTTTGGAGGAGATTGAAAGCGTATTCGCTAGGTCGCTGGTTCGGCGGCGCATGCTCGATGTTTCGGAGATTTTGGTTGAAAAGCAGCAGATAATTCGAAAATCGGGCATTCTTGAATACTCACCACCAGAAGTAACGATGGCCGATGTGGGTGGGCTTGATCTTATGAAGGAATGGCTGAGACAAAGGCGTACTGCTTTCACTCAAAAGGCGCGTGCGTTCGGATTGCCAAGCCCTAAAGGAGTGCTCCTAATTGGCGTGCAAGGTGGCGGCAAAAGCCTTTCGGCCAAGGCAGTTGCTGCCTTATGGAACTTACCTCTATTAAGAATGGATATGGGCAAAGTGTTCAGCGGCATTGTTGGCTCCTCAGAAGAAAATATGCGCAAGGCATTGAGCGTTGCCGAATCGGTTTCGCCCTGTGTTTTGTGGATTGATGAACTCGAAAAGGGGTTGGCGGGAGTTCAAAGTTCATCTTTCTCTGATGCCGGCACAACGGCCAGAGTTTTCGCCACATTCTTAACCTGGATGCAGGAGAAATCTGCTCCGGTTTTCTTAGTCGCAACCGCAAATGATGTATCGATGCTCCCACCGGAACTGATGCGTAAAGGGCGATTTGACGAGATTTTCTTTATTGACCTTCCGCATAAGACCGATCGACAAGACATTATCTCGATCCACATCAAAAAGCGCAAACGTGATCCAGCTAAATTTGATTTAGTCAAAGTTGCAGTAGACACAGAAGGTTTTTCTGGAGCTGAAATCGAACAAGTGATCGTCGGCGCTCTGTTCACTGCTTTCGACGCGAATCGCGAACTTACTACAGATGACCTAGTCGCTGAAGCTAAAGCGGTCGTTCCTCTTTCAAAGATGATGAAGGAAGACATTGATGAGCTAAGAGACTGGGCTCATCTCAGAGCTCGTCCCGCCTCTAAATCTGAAGAGTGAAAGAAGTCTAAATCCAAATAGTAAAAAGGACGCGACTTAGTGTTTGCGCGTCCTTAATTTCTTTTTGCCAGTTAGACCATATTTCAGGCCTATTTTGAACTGGTACGGTAGTAAAACGCTACCTGTTTTTTTCTGCCTTAACGGACCCAACTAAACCCATCGGCATCACCCTTCCTAAAGGCAAGTTTCCTTACTGAAAAGGTCACCTCATTAAGTGAGTTCGTACTATTATATTATATCCCTGTTTTCTCAAATTCGTTAGCTGATTTTTTAAAAATATTGCTTTTTTTTAAAAAATCTAAGAAAGATACCGGTTTTGAACTTAACCCGTATCGTTACTTATTGCCAGGGGAGGGGGTTGTCTCTTTTCGATGCTTTGAAAGCAGCCACACGATCCAGCGTTCGGCTTGCCGGCTTAATTTTGTACCAAAAAATTCGTGAGAGTGGATTGGTCGAACCCAGATAGTATACATACCCATCCGGTTGCCACCCCACACATCCGTAAACATCTGGTCGCCAATCATCGCCATCTCTTCCGGTTTCACTCCAACCAACTTCAGCGCTGATCTTAAAATTCCACGTCGGGGTTTCATCGGACCTTTCACATATGGAATAGCCAATTGCTGTGATAGATGAGCAAGACGTTTTTTTCGGCGTGAATTTGAGATAATGCACATCTTTAGCCCCGACTCCTTGACCTGTTGAAGCCACTCCTCGACGCCGTTTCCCAACTCATAGCTCTTCCAAGGTGTTAAAGTATTATCGAGATCGATGCCAATCGCTAACAAGCCCAAACTTTTTAAATGTTCAGGGGATAGATCAACAACGCTATCAGCGAGCTCACGTGGACAAAAACGTCGAAGCCACCGAGGAATATCTTCTCGATTAAATATCTCAACCACTAAGTGGGACCTCCGGAATTGCGATTTTCCTGTTTACGCATCAATCGTACATCATGAATCGCTCGATTATGTTCTTGAAGGCTCGAACTAAATATATGATGACCATCCGGCATCGCGACGTAGTATAAATATGCCGTTTTGGTCGGTTTTAGCGTGGCTTCTATACATTTAATACCGGGGTTGGCAATCGGGCCTGGCGGTAATCCCTTATAAAGGTAGGTGTTATAAGGCGAATCGACTCGCAGGTCGCTAAAGAACAAAACCGGCTTCCAACCCTCTCCCAACATATATTGCACGGTCGCATCTATGTCCAGTTTCATATTTATTTTCAGCCGGTTGAAAATTACCGATGCAATCAGCGGTCGATCTTCTTCAAACCTCGCTTCACGCTCAACCATCGATGCGATCGTTAAAACCTCATGAAATGAACGTTTTGTCCGGTTTAATTCCGGCGCCATCTTCATATAAACCTTTTCGGTTTGCTCCAGCATCATCTTCATCGCAGCGCGAGCGCCAATTCCTGGGGTCATTCGATAGGTATCGGGAAATAAATAGCCCTCAACCGAGTTGGATGGCAGTGGAATTTTAATCTCTTTGCTGAAAATTTTCGGATTGACTGCCAACTTGAGAAACTCATCCTCGTTGCATATCTTATGATGGGCAAGGCGTTTAGCAATCTGAGTATATCTATATCCCTCAGGAATAACGACCCAGTTATGGGTGATTTGATGTTTAGCAATCGCTTCTGCAATTTGCGGTGTACTCTGGCTAGGGCTGAATTCATAGACGCCAACCCAAATTTTACGATCCCAACCCTTCCAACGCATATAAAACTTAAAGGCGCCCTCATTTCGAATAAGGCCTTTTGCTTTAAGTTCTGATGCTATTTCGCTCAAAGCTGTCTTTGGTTCAATGGAAATCTTGGTTGGAAGAAAAATTATGCTTACTGGTTTAAGGCGAACAACCAAACTCCAATACCATATCAAAAAGCTCAATCCCGCTATTAGAACGATTCCTAGTACGGTAATTGTAAACTTTCCTGATTTTGAATTGAGAAATTTATTGGTCTTGATCGCCATTGGACGCCTTCAGTTGCATATATGCTTCAAGAATAAGGGCAGCCGCTGCAGCATCAATACGTTGACGCCGAGCCTTGGGAGAATAGCCTAGCTGCTGCAGGTCGGATTGGGCTTGCCAACTTGTCAAACGCTCATCTACTGTTTCTATTGGGACGGTCAATCGCCCGCGAAGATCTTCGATAAATGATAACGTCTTTCGAGCCTGCTCGCCTTCCTCACCGCTCATCAAGAAAGGAATGCCGACAATCACCATATCAGGCATCTCATCACGACATGCGGCCTCGATAACCTTGATATCACGCTCATCGTCACCGGTCCGCTGAATTACTTTTAATGGAAACGCAAGTCCCACTTCAGTTTCGGCAGTAGCTAGCCCTACTCGCCGATCACCTACATCAAGTCCTACAAGCCGCATGCGCACAGTATATCCGAGGAGAGTTCATGCATTCAATAGAGCAGCAAAATACTGAAAGACCAAAAAGCGGTTTGGATCGGCGGTTCTTTATGATTTGGGAACAACTTTCACTCGATTGCCTTCTAGCTTCAGACGGCCTTGAGCAAAAAGGGAGATCGCTTCCACATAGGCTTTGTGCTCATATGGAAGTACGCGAGCGCCAAGTGTACCCGGCATATCATTCTCCTCGACCATTACCGACGTTTGAAGGATAATTGCGCCGTGGTCGTATCGGTCATCCACAAAATGCACAGTGCAGCCGGATACTTTCATTCCGCTCTCAATCACCGCTTGGTGAACATGTTCACCGTACATACCTTTCCCGCCAAAGAGCGGCAATAAGGCCGGATGAATATTCATGATATGACCTTCATATGCATGAACCACAGTAGATGGCAACAATCGCATATACCCTGCCAGACATAAAAGATCGACATCATAGAGTTTGAGGGCATCTAGAAGCGCATCCCCGTAGACTTCGCTGTCGGCATAGCCTTTCGGGTTGATTATAGTTGTTGGAATTCCCTGCTCTACTGCTTTCTCAATCGCAGGAGCATCCCCACGAGTTCCAATCACAACCACAACTTCGCCATCTATGCGCTCATCACTGCAGCCATCGATTATCGCCTGCATATTGCTGCCCCGACCATGAGCTCCTACCATGATGCCTATTCGTATCATTGGCCCTCACCAACAACCCAAATTGCGCTGGCCGATGCCAATTCGCGTGTATGAGTGATGCTTAAAAGTATTTTTCCGCCCTCTGCCGCTTCGAGAGCGCGATCTGATAACCATACCATTGGCTTACCGTTCTCGTCCGGCAAAATCTCAACATCGAGCCAACCTAATGACTTGCCAAGAGCCTTTGCGATTGCTTCTTTAGCGGCAAACCGGCCGGCTGTTCTTTCAGCGGATGCCTTTCCCTGCAAACAATAACCCTGTTCAGCGGGTGTGAGAATTCGCTCGGCAAAACGCGAACCCTTCTTCAGCGAACAGCGAATGCGCTCGATTTCGATCATATCAAAGCCCATACCTCGTATCACTTGCATCTCCTAATCCGCAGGCTTATGGCTGAATGTTAGAGTGAGCAACTTGCGGTACGTTTTCACCTTCACCCAACCATTGACAGGTTCAGAAATAATCACTCCAGGCCCAGCGCTCCACTTTTTACCGGGTAAAAAAAGATAAACCGGCGCTTTGTGTGCTAGAACAGGCAGCTTCACCTTTATATTCTTCTGCTCATCGAGGGCAAATTTCAAACCGTTTAAGAAATCATTCGCCGTAACGCCCCCCGATGCCTTCATCGCGCGAGTTAAAATCTGATTGCCATAGGCCGATTGGGCATAAAGCGCCAACCCCACATATTCGAGCATGGCTGCTTTGTCTTTACCGTTAAGCCGTTCAAGATTTAACCCTCGCTGCCAAATCACCTGCTCGAATGGGTCGATATATTTGGCTTCCCATGCTTTCAGTTGAGGCAATGTCGCGCCGATCGTATCCTCAGTTGTTAACTTGCCGGCTTCCATCCCCTCGATTATCCAGCGGATAAATAGCCTCTCCCCCATCAGGCCGGTCGCCCATCCTTCAGGAGTAGTATATCCCTTTACTTCTGGCAGAATCGCATGGCCATACTCATGCGCCACTTCTCGAACCCATTCGACGGGGTTATTCAAAGTAGACGTTTGATAGATATAAATTAGGCTCAGGCGAGGAGCGGGACCATTGGTATTGCTCGGAGTAAAGTAAAGCTGCTGCCCCCCTGTTTTTGTCCCTCCCCATGAAAGGAAAACGTTTACAAAAGGTGTTTCGACTGTGTGGTTAAGCTTCAACCGGTCATTGCACATTTCGTATAAACGCAATAGCAATCGCGCCACTTGTTGGCATCGCTTAATTTCCGAAGCGGGTTGGCAAAATACGGCAAATCGGGTCTTAAACTGTCCGGGGGCAAGATTAGTTGTGTGGGCAAACCCATATGTCCACCATATATATGTTAACCCTTCCTTTGGGTCCTGGAACTCCACTGGTTGGGGATTCATCTGCGACATTAATTTGAACTGCATTGATGTTAGCGAGCTTGAGAATGTGGAGGTTTGAACTTCCACATCAGGCTTCGCTTCACTCTGAGCTAAACCCGCCACCACAAGCAACACCAATCCAACCAACATCCAGAATCTCAACTTAAAACCTCTTGGAAGTAATAAACTTTTTGAATCGCGAATGGCGAATGTTACTCGATACTTCGGTAGCAACGCTGCAATAGCCCATGTCTTCGGATGTAGGGGCAGGGCTTAGCAATTACTTTAGGAAGTATTTGCCTTTTACCTTTAATGCCCTTCAGCTTCTAAAAAACGCTCGGCGTCGATTGCTGCCTTGCAGCCTGAACCAGCAGCGGTGATGGCTTGACGGTAGACACGGTCGGTCACATCACCCGCAGCGAAAACTCCTGGAACGGTCGTTTTAGTAGTGCCCGGATCGGTGATGATATATCCCATATCATCAATCTCAATCTGCCCTTTGAAGACATCGGAATTCGGGTGATGGCCGACAGCAACAAAGATTCCATCAACAGGACGCTCATGCTCCTCACCAGTCACTACATTTTTAAGCGTCGCCGAAGTGACCTTGCCGGCGGTAGTATCCTTTACCTCTGTGATAACGGAGTTCCAGATGAACTCGACTTTTGGATTCGCCTTCGCTCGGTCCTGCATAATCTTTGAAGCCCGAAGTTGGTCACGGCGATGGACGATGGCTACCTTTGAAGCAAAACGGGTAAGGAACAGACCCTCCTCTAAAGCCGAATCGCCTCCACCAACCACAATGACTTCCCTACCCCTAAAGAATGCCCCATCGCAAGTAGCGCATGAGGAGATGCCGCGCCCTCTTAATGCCTGCTCAGACGGAAGGTCAAGCCATTTCGCTGATGCGCCAGTTGATATAATGACGGTCAGAGCTTGATATTCGTTATCCCCTTGCCATACACGAAACGGCCGAGAGCTGAAATCGACTTTTGTCACTCGATCGCTAACAAACTCAGCTTTAAATCTAACCGCTTGCTCTCGCATTAACAACATCAGATCAGGACCGGTTATTCCCTCTGGATGACCAGGAAAGTTCTCCACCTCAGTGGTGATCATAAGCTGTCCGCCAGGCTCGTACCCTTCAAACACTAACGGCTCCAACAAAGCACGGGCCGTATAAATCGCAGCGGTATACCCTGACGGCCCAGAACCGATAATTATCACATTTCTTACCATATTTACCTCTTTGGCATATGCCTTCCCTGGAGCGTTACGGTGATGTAAATCCTAATAGCGAGAGCGCATTCCCGGCGGCATGATACCTAGTTATACCTCGTGATGAACCAAATAAGAAGGAACGAACAGCGGCGCTAATTATTATCGCGTACATCGCCAAGCCGACGAAGAGAATCACTTAAAGAGGGGTAATGGTGCGGAGCCTGTGGCCGAGATGATTTGAACACTCCGGCAAATATCTCCCAAAGGTTCCAATCAACTACATAAGAAGCATCGAAAACCATTACCCCCGCAGAAGGCCCCATTGCTGCCTGCAAAGCTCGGGTAAGCCCTTGAGGATCGTTCTCGTATAACAGGACATAGACACTCGG
The window above is part of the bacterium genome. Proteins encoded here:
- the mltG gene encoding endolytic transglycosylase MltG — encoded protein: MAIKTNKFLNSKSGKFTITVLGIVLIAGLSFLIWYWSLVVRLKPVSIIFLPTKISIEPKTALSEIASELKAKGLIRNEGAFKFYMRWKGWDRKIWVGVYEFSPSQSTPQIAEAIAKHQITHNWVVIPEGYRYTQIAKRLAHHKICNEDEFLKLAVNPKIFSKEIKIPLPSNSVEGYLFPDTYRMTPGIGARAAMKMMLEQTEKVYMKMAPELNRTKRSFHEVLTIASMVEREARFEEDRPLIASVIFNRLKINMKLDIDATVQYMLGEGWKPVLFFSDLRVDSPYNTYLYKGLPPGPIANPGIKCIEATLKPTKTAYLYYVAMPDGHHIFSSSLQEHNRAIHDVRLMRKQENRNSGGPT
- the ruvX gene encoding Holliday junction resolvase RuvX, with translation MRLVGLDVGDRRVGLATAETEVGLAFPLKVIQRTGDDERDIKVIEAACRDEMPDMVIVGIPFLMSGEEGEQARKTLSFIEDLRGRLTVPIETVDERLTSWQAQSDLQQLGYSPKARRQRIDAAAAALILEAYMQLKASNGDQDQ
- the purN gene encoding phosphoribosylglycinamide formyltransferase, translated to MIRIGIMVGAHGRGSNMQAIIDGCSDERIDGEVVVVIGTRGDAPAIEKAVEQGIPTTIINPKGYADSEVYGDALLDALKLYDVDLLCLAGYMRLLPSTVVHAYEGHIMNIHPALLPLFGGKGMYGEHVHQAVIESGMKVSGCTVHFVDDRYDHGAIILQTSVMVEENDMPGTLGARVLPYEHKAYVEAISLFAQGRLKLEGNRVKVVPKS
- the acpS gene encoding holo-ACP synthase; translated protein: MIRGMGFDMIEIERIRCSLKKGSRFAERILTPAEQGYCLQGKASAERTAGRFAAKEAIAKALGKSLGWLDVEILPDENGKPMVWLSDRALEAAEGGKILLSITHTRELASASAIWVVGEGQ
- a CDS encoding AAA family ATPase, encoding MPTNVREELETLIRARYPIVYILSWEEARVEEAVQVVANTLERKVITWSLTQGMNPQPPGFGQNPHLVPELEVLTQINSGPDQCIYLIKDYHPYMSDYRVIRVLRDLAEKLRPRKQTILIVSPLLKLPPELEKEITVLDFGLPTAEEIEQKLNDVIMAVRENPQLDVNLAPEAREAIIHAAQGLTLEEIESVFARSLVRRRMLDVSEILVEKQQIIRKSGILEYSPPEVTMADVGGLDLMKEWLRQRRTAFTQKARAFGLPSPKGVLLIGVQGGGKSLSAKAVAALWNLPLLRMDMGKVFSGIVGSSEENMRKALSVAESVSPCVLWIDELEKGLAGVQSSSFSDAGTTARVFATFLTWMQEKSAPVFLVATANDVSMLPPELMRKGRFDEIFFIDLPHKTDRQDIISIHIKKRKRDPAKFDLVKVAVDTEGFSGAEIEQVIVGALFTAFDANRELTTDDLVAEAKAVVPLSKMMKEDIDELRDWAHLRARPASKSEE
- a CDS encoding YifB family Mg chelatase-like AAA ATPase gives rise to the protein MLSKVRSAALLGIDAYEVTVEVDIHGGVPGFIIVGLPDAAVQESRERVRAAMKNVGLLFPYQKLTLNLAPADIRKEGPAFDLPIAVGLLAASEQIGFDQLDDTLVIGELALDGAIRSINGALSIALFAREAGIHNLILPIQNATEAAVVQGLNVYPVSSLTEVVTFFQDPTSLEPLKCDIEAILQQETPYDIDLSDIKGQEHARRALEIAAAGNHNIILIGPPGSGKTMLARRIPTIMPPLGIEEAIASTRIYSTAGMVDSRSGLITHRPFRSPHHTSSYAALVGGGNIPKPGEISLAHHGVLFLDELPEFRREVLESLRQPLEDGVITISRVHASIEYPATFLLVAGMNPCPCGYHGDTFKACSCNPALIKKYIQRISGPLLDRIDIHIEVPRLKQEELINMKPGEPSKVTRDRVVKARELQNKRFANTKIFANAQMTPKHLREFCVMDDSTRDFMRQACGTLGLSARAFDRVLKLSRTIADLEGQERINVNHAAESIQYRSLDRKIWG
- the trxB gene encoding thioredoxin-disulfide reductase, encoding MVRNVIIIGSGPSGYTAAIYTARALLEPLVFEGYEPGGQLMITTEVENFPGHPEGITGPDLMLLMREQAVRFKAEFVSDRVTKVDFSSRPFRVWQGDNEYQALTVIISTGASAKWLDLPSEQALRGRGISSCATCDGAFFRGREVIVVGGGDSALEEGLFLTRFASKVAIVHRRDQLRASKIMQDRAKANPKVEFIWNSVITEVKDTTAGKVTSATLKNVVTGEEHERPVDGIFVAVGHHPNSDVFKGQIEIDDMGYIITDPGTTKTTVPGVFAAGDVTDRVYRQAITAAGSGCKAAIDAERFLEAEGH
- a CDS encoding YqeG family HAD IIIA-type phosphatase; amino-acid sequence: MVEIFNREDIPRWLRRFCPRELADSVVDLSPEHLKSLGLLAIGIDLDNTLTPWKSYELGNGVEEWLQQVKESGLKMCIISNSRRKKRLAHLSQQLAIPYVKGPMKPRRGILRSALKLVGVKPEEMAMIGDQMFTDVWGGNRMGMYTIWVRPIHSHEFFGTKLSRQAERWIVWLLSKHRKETTPSPGNK